One Glycine max cultivar Williams 82 chromosome 6, Glycine_max_v4.0, whole genome shotgun sequence DNA segment encodes these proteins:
- the LOC100778170 gene encoding uncharacterized protein, with protein sequence MAPNQHFTNGFQSTTTVSDITLIERNKEVALEETHDDEYLPIVSEVENAKCECCGMCEECTREYIRRVRDMFSGRLICGLCAEAVSVEMEKNGGKREKAVKEHMSDCVKFNRLGRSYPALYLAEDVKEILKKTQKKGHVKAGAQGR encoded by the coding sequence ATGGCCCCAAACCAGCACTTTACTAATGGTTTTCAAAGCACTACTACGGTATCTGATATAACCTTAATTGAACGCAACAAAGAAGTGGCCCTAGAAGAAACACATGATGACGAGTACTTACCAATCGTGTCCGAGGTAGAGAATGCGAAATGCGAGTGTTGTGGAATGTGTGAGGAGTGCACCCGCGAGTACATAAGGCGGGTGCGTGACATGTTCTCGGGGAGGTTAATATGCGGGTTGTGTGCTGAAGCTGTGAGTGTGGAGATGGAGAAGAATGGTGGAAAGCGAGAGAAAGCTGTGAAAGAGCACATGAGCGATTGTGTGAAGTTCAATAGGCTTGGTAGGTCATATCCTGCTCTGTATCTTGCTGAAGACGTCAAAGAGATCTTGAAGAAGACTCAGAAAAAAGGCCATGTCAAGGCCGGGGCACAGGGACGATGA